The proteins below are encoded in one region of Aeromonas jandaei:
- a CDS encoding DEAD/DEAH box helicase, giving the protein MRFEAFDFAPEILRAVSECGYQEMTPVQQQAIPAIRRGRDVLASAQTGTGKTAAFALPILQRLVDTPAAAAPSSTRVLILTPTRELAAQIADNIKAFARYLDLGVITLVGGGKQDVQAKKLKAGAHIIVATPGRLVEHLTACNLSLSTVECLVLDEADRMLDMGFSADVQQILQAANKGRQNLLFSATFSEGVKKLANVMLDKPQVVSVNKQNTTADTVSQVVYPVEQKRKRELLSELIGKQNWQQVLVFASTRESCDELVEELNLDGIKSAVVHGDKAQGSRRRALRDFMEGKVRVLVATEVAARGLDIPDLEYVVNYDLPFLAEDYVHRIGRTGRAGKRGQAISFVSREEERTLLEIEKLIGQKLRRIMVPGYEVSSREMLIKQLEERRRFGGRARRDDNAAAQSMAEAKLQGQRLKRLAAAKKPRQPK; this is encoded by the coding sequence ATGAGATTTGAAGCATTCGATTTTGCCCCCGAGATTTTGCGCGCCGTCTCGGAGTGCGGTTATCAGGAGATGACCCCTGTGCAGCAGCAGGCGATCCCGGCCATTCGCCGTGGCCGCGACGTGCTGGCCAGCGCCCAGACCGGCACCGGCAAAACCGCTGCATTCGCCCTGCCCATCCTGCAGCGTCTGGTCGATACCCCTGCTGCGGCAGCCCCCTCCAGCACCCGGGTGCTGATCCTCACCCCGACCCGCGAGCTGGCAGCCCAGATCGCCGACAACATCAAGGCGTTTGCCCGCTATCTGGATCTTGGCGTCATCACTCTGGTGGGTGGCGGCAAGCAGGATGTGCAGGCCAAGAAGCTCAAAGCGGGCGCTCACATCATCGTGGCCACTCCGGGCCGTCTGGTCGAACACCTCACCGCCTGCAACCTCAGCCTCTCCACCGTGGAGTGTCTGGTGCTGGATGAAGCGGATCGCATGCTCGACATGGGCTTTAGCGCCGATGTGCAGCAGATCCTGCAAGCCGCCAACAAGGGCCGCCAGAACCTGCTCTTCTCCGCCACCTTCTCCGAAGGGGTGAAGAAGCTCGCCAATGTGATGCTCGACAAGCCCCAAGTGGTGAGCGTCAACAAACAGAACACCACCGCCGACACCGTGAGCCAGGTGGTCTATCCGGTCGAGCAGAAGCGCAAGCGCGAGCTGCTCTCCGAGCTCATCGGCAAGCAGAACTGGCAGCAGGTGCTGGTCTTTGCCAGTACCCGCGAGAGCTGCGACGAGCTGGTCGAGGAGCTGAACCTCGACGGCATCAAGTCAGCCGTGGTGCATGGTGACAAGGCTCAGGGCAGCCGTCGCCGCGCCCTGCGCGACTTTATGGAGGGCAAGGTGCGGGTGCTGGTCGCCACCGAAGTGGCCGCCCGCGGTCTGGATATCCCGGATCTGGAGTACGTGGTCAACTATGACCTCCCCTTCCTCGCCGAAGATTATGTCCACCGCATCGGCCGTACCGGTCGTGCCGGCAAGCGTGGTCAGGCCATCTCCTTCGTCAGCCGCGAGGAGGAGCGCACCCTGCTCGAGATCGAGAAGCTGATCGGCCAGAAACTGCGTCGCATCATGGTGCCGGGCTACGAGGTAAGCAGCCGCGAGATGCTGATCAAGCAGCTCGAAGAGCGTCGCCGCTTTGGCGGTCGTGCCCGTCGCGACGACAACGCCGCCGCCCAGTCGATGGCCGAAGCCAAGCTGCAGGGGCAACGCCTCAAGCGTCTGGCCGCCGCCAAGAAGCCGCGCCAGCCCAAGTAA